TTTCCAAACTGGATTTTAATTACCTAGAGGGCCTGTTTCTCATGATGCCTCTCCCAGGGCTGGGCATAAAACAGACTTCAAAAAGAATTAGTACTAATTAATGAATTCTTGCCCCTCTTCAGCATTCTTGCTCACTGGTTGGTCATTAAGAAATAGCcttccctggggtgcctggctggctcagttgcaaGAAGATGGGACTtctaatctcagggttgtgagtttgagccccacattgggtgtagagattacttaaataaatacatcttttttttttaagattttatttttttattcatgagaggcagagcaagagaagcagagacatagggagagcgagaagcaggctccctgcggagaccccaatgcaggactcgatacaggaccccgggattatgatctgagccaaaggcagatgtccaaccactgaaccacctggacgcctctgaaaataaatacatctttaaaaaaatgaaagaaagaagtaacCCTCCCTGGGAGAAGAAAATTAAGTTGTCTCACTGACTCAGAGGCCCCACCATGGACTCTGTGCTCTCTCTGATTTTCCTTCAACCTTCAGTTGTTCAGAGGGCACTTGGTGTGTGGCATGATGGGAGGGGCACCAAGGGGGTGTTAGGAagctggcggggggcgggggggggggctcctctgAGATCTGCCTGAAGTGCAGTGTGGTGATCTGAGGCTGTGAGCTGTTAGCCTTTCTCAGGGGCCTCCGCCCAGCTGCCAGCATTTACCTGGTATCTGTCTCAACACCAACAGGAAGGCAGTGTTAAGGACAGAACAGTACCCCCAGAGAGGGCTGGTCTTACTTCACACACCTAGGGAAGGGTTTAACTCAGATGgaagatacttcttttttttaaacgtttaagtaatctctatacccaacgtggggtcCTAACTCATGAGTCCAAGATCAGCTCCAGTGCTCTaatgattgagccagccaggtgcccccaaacagaAGATACTTCTATGTTTTGGGTGAAAACAAATCATTTAGAAGTTGTCTGCATATCAGGGTTCttcattttatccttttcctCCCATTCGTAAGTAACTGCATTATAACTTACTGGGGCAGTGCTTGGGTTTAGAAGTTGCACAGAGATGGATTCTGGTCCAGATCCTGCTGCTTGCTATGTCTGGACAAATCCctttgcttctctgagcctcacctcCCAGGTGAGAATAACAAGTCTCCATGTTAGTGGTATGGCAAGGGGTAACTAAAGTAAGGAGATATGACACCTAGAATATTATAAGAAATCAAGAAGATTAGTTGATGGTGTTTCAGTTATCTGTCTTCTAGAATGAGTCCCTGTGCATTCATGTATATGTGGGTAGAAGTGGAATCTGGAGAGATTTGCAACCTCCTGGCTGCTTTGAGTCTCAGGCCAGTCCGCCCTCCACTCCCTAGTGAAGGAAAGAGTGGCTCCTTGACTTCCCTGATGTCTCTCCTGGCAGGCATCTATCGTGCGGAACATCTAGTCAGGGGCATGGTTGTTGTCAACGTTATGTTGTGAGTGAAGAAGGCAGCTTTGAGCCTTCATTAGAATCAAAGGCACCCAGGGTCTCAGAGGTGGAAGGAGCCCTGTGGGTTATCAAGGGCAACATGTCTGGCAAAGCAGTCATCCCTTCTAGAACATCCTGCCAAGTAGCTACCATCCTAGACTTGTATATTTTCAGTGATGGCAAGCTGATTGCCTCACACTCAGCTCATACCACTGTTGGCCTCTTCTCCAATTCAACAGCAAGgcctttcttcattttatctGGAATCtgcctcacttttatttttatctgccaATCCTGGGTGCTCTTTCCATGATACCATGCTGCTATGGAAGGGGGTGACTTGGGTGAGGGAGTAATACGGAGATGGTCTCTGCTCTTGGTGGCACTGTGTTCTTGAGAGAGCCCCCTGAAAGCATACATACCCAGCCTGTGGCCCTGCCTTTGTGTGGATAAGGGTGGAGACCTTATCAGGAATGGAGTGTCATTCTTTAATAAGCAGTGCCAGATGTAGGTGAATTGGTGAGACATGAAGGGGACTGGTGTGGGAACTGCCTTAAACTTAAGAGCTATGATTTGGAGCCTGGTGTGGAGTGTTAACCTTTACACATGCCCCCTCCACCCAGCAGCTCTCTCAAATGTCCTTTGTTATGCTGAGTGAGTGGTGCTCACTCCTGCATTATTTAGTGCCATTCATCCTTGCACTCTCCCATTCCTACAGCCTGCAGGAAAAGACACTGCAGCATGTGGGCTGCGTGTCAATGCCGGGCAGTTTGTCCGCCTCAGAAAGCTGCCAGTGAGCTGAGAGCCCATGACACCAGCCAGTGATGCAGAGCCTGTGTGCTTTGGGCTCCTCCATCACTGGGATAGGCCCTCCCACGATGGTGAcacaaaaatcaggaaagaatctttgtttcatttggttGGTGTGTACCAGACCCCACTGGCTAATGATCGTTGGCCCTCACCATCCAGATCCCTGATTCCACATGTGATGGGACCAGATGCCATGCATTGACCAGGGGTGGATGTTGACATCCAGGCTGCCATTTCCTTGTTGGTTGACTCTTTTCAAAATTCTGGTATTCCTTGGAAGGGATTATATAGCAGAATGTTTGTTCTAAAAGTAGAACAATAAATTAGGCATCTCTGTGGGAGGAGGAGGTCCTGTTGAACAGCCTGCTTTGAATGACCGGATAACTCTGGGAATGTGTTCTACCAGAGTAGGGACAATCTGCCAGGCATTGCTCTCCTTTATCTTTGGGGTGCAAGGACCTATGGCCTCAGCCCTCCTTCGGCTTCCCTAATATTTGTCAAAACATGCTGTGGGTCAGGAGACTCTGAGTGAAGTCATGGGAGGTCATCACTGCAGCAGACGAGAGGCGTATTCACTCTAGCTGATCCTGCATGGTTTAAGGCTGCTTTTCAAGCAAGTTGGGGGAATTGGAGAGGTTGAATTTAGGCTCTTACATCTTTACcccactaaaaaaattattttaaaaaaataaatttttttaaagtatttatttattcatgagcaacacagaaagaggcagagaccgaggcagagggagaagcaggctccctgtgggggaacctgagaccatgacctgagctgaaggcagatgctcaaccactgagccacccaggcattcctcctcCCCGGAAAATTTAAAAGCATGAAGAAATatagagagacagaaaaatattcattatccTACTACCCAGAAGTCACTACTTATATGCATTTTGGCATATTTCCTTCTTGTATTGTTAATGCATTTCTCTTTGCAGAACTTATACTGTAAATACAATTTtgtgccctgtttttttttccttcacttaaCATATAACcagcatttttaattaaaacacagCTTATAAGTATCATTTTACAGTGACTACATAATGTTCCATCTTATGGATATATTATAATTTACTATTCCCTTAATGTtgaacatttagattgtttctggggttttttgtCCTTGCTGTTATAAttaactcagcaataaaaatggtAGGGCTTAAATCTTTGCGTTttaggttattatttttaaaataattttatggacgagggtttttttttgttgttgtatttatttttaaatttttatttatttttttgtctgagtaagtaagctctgtgcccagtgtggggctcgaactcacaaccctgagatcaagagtcacatgctcaactaactgagccagcctgcCACCCCTAGATTATTTACTTGTAATAAATTCCTTTAAAGAGAATTAGCATGTCAAAGGGTGtgctcatttttaagattcttactCCAAGAAATTTGTACTGCTTTTTATTTGATCCGTGTTTATTGGGACCCAGCCTAACCTGGTCTGAGTTGGGATGGAAGGACAGGTatgtggagtgggggtggggaaggctacctcaagatgtttttttttttaggccatgTTCTCAAGGTGTTGAACATTAACTGAGGGGAAGCaaatggggaggatgtggagacacTGACCTAGaaatccaggcagagggaacagaatgTGCAAATGCCCCAGAGCTGCTAATGAGCATAGGCCTGGAGGAGCTGAGGCCAGAGGACAGGGAGGGTGCCCTGTGATGGGCTGGCGAGGAAGGCAGGGCAGGAATCAGCAAGGCCTGGTGACAGACTGCAAACTTTACCCGAACAGCAGCAGGAAACCATAAAGCGGCTGGGCTTTAAGCAGGCTGGTGACATGACAGGGTTTGTACTCTAGAAAGGTCACTCTGGTTGCTATGTAGAGGCAGAAAGGGATTCCGGGAGACCAGTTAGGCCTGCTGCATGAGAGGGACTTCTCAGAATTTGCTAAAGTGGCAGGGAAAGGACATTTCGTCtaaatttccctttctttaatTCCTACCAAGGTTGGATACTTCTATGTTGATTTGCTGGCTGCTCTTCATCACTTTTGACCTAAGGCACTTGGAGTTTTAGGGCACCATCATTGCATACTTTGAGATGGTATGGTCAGACACAGGATTCAGTTTTGCATGGGAGCCCTTGCAGATCCAGCAAGGGAAGGCCATGCCCTATGTCCCTGGGACCAGGATTGTGGCTTCCAAGGCTCTCTCCAGTGCTCCCAAAGCAGGCACCGTGACAGGGGCATTGGAAGGCACAGTGCAGGAAGCCTGGGTCTATTGACTAGAAAGAGGTCACTGTTCTGCCATCAGATGTGGAGGAAGAGACCCAGAATGCAGCAAACTCAATTTAAATCAGGGCGTCCTCTGTCACTGGGGTAGCTTTGTTTCAGAAGAACCCAGCCATGGCTGTTTATTGCCAGCAGGCCATAAGCATTCGTTTGAGTGGAAAAGATGAGTAGAGAATAGAGCCTTAGGTGTGAAGTTTACCTCCCCAGATCCGACTCACAGTTCTGCTGCCTCCCCAAAGTGAACAGCATCCAACTTGCAGATCTTGcctattaatatatttattagctTGCTCGTTTGATAGCCACAGGCTTCCTGAGGAAATTGCAGGCAGGGGTTTGCGAAGAACATACCCTGATTGGAAAAACTTTTCTTACTAGCTGGATGCTTGCCATGCTGTGGGGTCTTGAGCCTTTTGGTTCCTCCCAGAGGGTGGCCAGCTTTGTATGCAGCGTGCGTGGCACCTCAAGTTCCACCCTAATTGCTATGTGCAGGATAGCTGAGTGCAGCACGGCAGCTGAGTAATGACCCTGCATTTCTCTTTGCAGTTTCTCGATTAGGAAGTCACAGGCACCTTGATCCCGTATTTCATTCTGGAGTATTTTCCCCTGTTAAATCAGAACAGTTGTGGATTGTTAAAACGCTACCATTAAAGCCAGCGGCCCTGTCATGATGTCCTACACACATGGTCATGCCCTTGCTTTGGCTAAAGTCCTTATTTGCCATTTAATTTTACACAAAGACCGGAGAGGACAGATATGGCATAGAGTTAGATGAGCTGACCCACCAAAGGCCTTCCAGAAGTTATTTTATGATTCTTGGTGACTGTATGGgttgacacattttttttaaatcataaatctggggatgcctgggtggctcagtgattgagcgtctgccttcagctcaaggtgtgatctgAGAGCTCTGGgttcgagtctcacattgggctccctacgaggagcctgcttctccctctgcctgtgtctctgcctctctctttctctgtgtctctcatgaataaataaataaaatctttttaaaaaaataaataaaataaaaatcataaatctgggggcacctgtgtggctcagtttggtgtctgctcaggtcatgatcccacgttGGGCTACCTGATCAGCAGGGAAGTCTACCTCtacctcttcctctccatctgcctctcccctcgctcatgctctctctcaaataaataaataaataaagtcttttaaaaagtcataaatctggttatgaaaaaataaatgtctgtagaAATTTTTGGAAAGTTACTATCCCACCCCCACAAAGTGCCAAACGGAATAAAAACGTAATTACTCTCACCAATAAGGTGTTCCCTGCTCTTACCAATTAGAACTAGCTTTCcaggcttttcttcttttgcatagctgtatactttttttttttttttaagatttatttatttacttgagagttGAGCAAGGGAGAGTGcatgagtggcagagggagagggaaagaatcttaagccaACTCTGTGCTAAGCACGGAGCTCAATGTGGTGCTCAATCCTatatcatgacctgggccaaaatcaagaatctgacacttaacccactgagccacccagacgcccctggaTTTGATTTTTACGACAAGCACCACACCCTAGTGCTGTATGCTGAGCAAAGCCAAACTTGAGATGTGGCTGTAACAAATGAGATTAGGTTTCTCTGGGTGACTTTTTGGGGGAGGAAAAAGGATGAGTGGTTGTTTGTTTGACACTGGGACAATGGGAAACGGGGTCAAAGGGACGTGGACCTATGTATTATAAATCATAGTAGACACCACTCATTTCCTATCTAACACCCATGCCTAACTTCTTTACTGACAGAAGCTTGATTTTGTTTGGGGTGGCAGTGTGCCTAGCTAAAACATTCTCTTAGCCAGTCTCCCTGACAGCTAAGAATGGCCAGAGTTCTGGCCTATGAGGTAGAGGCAGAAGCTCCTAGGGAGAGTGCTCCTTCAAAGATAAAATGGCAAAGCCCTTGGCCCTTGtgtcttctgcctctgtctcacaTTTATAAGCGTGGAAGCCCCAGGCCAGGGATGcagagcaagaaaacaaaaagatcccAGGTCTTTCGTGTAATCCTCGAGTGGCTGCTCCAGCTCTGTACTGCCTGCTTCTAGATTTCTTCTTGTTCCATGAGAAAAATAACCCCCCATCTGTTTAAGCGACTGttagtttttttaattgcttGCAGCTGAATGCAATCATAACTGATAAggtaatgttttaatattttacaagggggaaatgtatttacatattgtgtaattaaaaatgaaaaataatttaaatccccacagatttctgggccccacATCAGACGCACCGAAACAGAATCTTTGGGGATGGGACTCACGTATCTGTATTTTTAGCAAActctccaagtgattctgatgtacaATACAATGTGAGAATCATTTCTGCATTCATTAAtactgttatccccattttatatgTGAGAGCACTGAAGCCCAAAAAGGTTAAACAActtatcctaatttttttttttttttttaagatttatttatttgagagcaagaatgAGCGggggggctgagggagggagagagaatcttgacaTTCTgatcacagagcctgatgcaaggctggttcccaagaccctaagatcatgacctgagctgaaaccaagagtctgctttgattgtgtcacccaggtgccccatcccactatattttttaaagattttatttatttgagagagagcgtgagagagacagagcacaagcagggtgtagagggagagggaagggggagaagctcCTCACtctcagcagggaccctgatcccaggacctgggatgatgacctgagccaaaggcagatgcttaactgagccacccagacgcccccatcccaatatttttttaaaagatattatttatttattcatgagagatagagagaagcagagacacaggcagagggagaagcaggctccttgaaggaagcctgatgtgggcctcaatcctgggaccccgggatcacactctgagctgaacgcagatactcaactgctgagccatccaggtgtcccagtgatcccaatatttttaagtaaactttacaTACAGGTCTGTCTGGTTCCGAAGTGTGCCCCCTGCCCTTCCACCCTTGCCCGCTCCAGGGAGGCCTGGTTTTGCCCCCACAGCAGAGCCACACTGCTTCTGAAAGGAActtccaaaatagaaaattcagagtcgggatccctgggtggcgcaggggtttagcgcctgcctttggcccgaggcgcgatcctggagacccgggatcgaatcccacgtcgggctcccggtgcatggagcctgcttctccctctgcctgtgtctctgcctctctctctctctctctctctctgtgactatcataaataaatacaaaaaaaaaaagaaaaagaaagaaaaatcagagtcGTTTTTGACACAGTTCTATACTGTTTGCTGTCAAGAGACAGCATTACTGCAGTGTATATAACCCCAGGATGTCTGGTTTCTGGCATGTTTGTTAAGAAGTGGACCCACATGTTCTTGGTCTTATCTTCTGCTTTGGAAACAAAATTCTTAGAATTCGCTTTTTCCATAGACTTTCTAGGGTTAAGTCACTTAGGAATTACTAGAACATCTCACCCATGAAAGGTAATTATGGTTGTTTTATGAGTGTGGAAGACATATAGCTTATAAGTGCTAGAGTAGTCTCCTGTGAGTTATTAGAACTCACAGTATTCATGTTATACCAAATTAGCCATCAAGGGCTGATAGATTTTATCTCTAGTTCATCAAAGCATTGGTCAGCGCTATACATTCATAACAATTAAATACACAGCAGCTTTCCTCAAATAGGATCTTTGGATAAGGCGGCCACTTCAGGTTGTAATAATGGGATTTGCATTTGGAAACCTGTATGATAAGAATGACTTTCTGATGGAGAAGAGGGTTTTCGCTGTGGGCATTAGGAGGTCAGAGTGCTTGAGACCCTCACGGGTCTGGCAGCATTGCGTGGATAAGGTGTGTCCTAGGAGTTAGGAGCTTTGTGTTTGTTTGGACCTGAGTCTGGCGCCAGTCCACTGCGTATCAGGATCTCTGATGTAATTCTAAACAGACTTCCAAAAAAACAGTTATTGAGGTCCTTTTATGTGGAAGACATTTGGGGAGATGCTTCTCTATGTTGCCTTCAAGGATCTCCTCTCCTAATGctggaaagaagacagaaaccCGAGTCTCTACAAAAGCAGCCATGGCCACCCCTCCTCATCCTGAgggctgctgtgtgccaggtcctATGCAGGCCTTTATAGGTGTTCATTTAGTTCATACAAAGCTTTGTCAGCTGTAGGTGTCAGTATTTCTGTTCTATAGacttggaaactgaggctcagagagggctaGTTACTTGCGCACGGTCACAGCCAATAAATAGCGTCAGATTTGAGTTCAGATCAACCTGACTCCACAAAGACCCTGCCCTCCAAGCCCACACCTTTGTGTCTCCTCCTATGGTGCTCCACCCTGCTGTGGTAGCAGGGTGGGGAAAGTGTGATAGGAGACGTAGTTGATGGAGAGAATGGGGGAAATCTTTGCACAAGAGGCAGGATCTAAAGAGTTTAGGGTAAGAGcgcttggctggctcaatcaatagagcatgcgactcttgatctcatggttctgagtccaagccccatattgggcacggagcctatttagaaaaaaacaaacacaagagtTTAGGGTGAGTAAAAGTAAGAAGAATGTTGGATGTGTTCTGGGAATGAGAAGCCTATTGGATTTAAATGGATAGTTCCTTGTGGGGATGGGAGGAGATGAAGCTGGGAAAGTCACAGATTATGAAGGGTACTCAGCACCAGACTTAAGTTATCGGaagaacattttgtattttattttattttttattttattttttttaaaaccagaacgTTTATTTTGACTAATCGTTGAAATCCTTAAGATGAACTGGATGCTGCAACAGCTGTCCTCTTGGACTTAGGTGTTGTTCCTTCGCGGAATCCATGCCTGAATCTGCGGTATACAATTTTTAGGTGCCTCATTCTACCGGTCCCAGTGTTATTCCGTCTTTTAGCCTTGACACTCCAGTTATACTTTCTCTTCCACTTGGCAGGGTAGCCACACTTGCCGCAGGTGGACTTCTGAAGGTGGTAGGCCTTAGAGCCACAGCGGTGGCACAACGTGTACGTCTTATTGCGACGCTTTCCGAACGATGACATCCCCTTTGTCATCTTGTTTCCGCGGCAGACCcccacattttgtattttatgtaaaaCTGTTGTTGAAGACAATTGGTATTCTGCTCTTCATTATTCCTTCATATAAGGATGACTGCAATAATTTCATCTCAGAACTTAGTATCAGCAAAAACAGTTACCATCTTCCCTAGTGGAATGTCTGCTAGTCTGCCTTTAATTAGAGCAAAGACTGTGGAACTATTTGACTTTCCCTTTTTGCCTAGGCTACCAGGAAGCCGAGCCCTGATTTACTGTCTAATTGCCTCATTTCTCCAGTGCTTggtaaaaaattcatttttttattccaagtgatttctaatcttttatttttttgccctgggtataaattattattaaaaattacctTAAATTCCTTTTGGAAGTAGGCAggatatattctttaaatatattttaatactgggatccctgggtggctcagtggttcagcacctgcctttggccccagggcgtgatcctggagacctgggatccagttgtacgttgggctccctgcatggagcctgcttctccctctgcctgtgtctctgcctctctccctatgtctatcatgaataaataaataaaatcttaaaaaaaaataaatataaatatatatatattttaatactaagTAAGAAGAAAGCAAATTGACTCATTGCATTGTCATAAGAGCTGGAACAGGACACTGAGCGATGAAAACTTTTGTGGCATATTGATGAGCTGCTGCTGGGAAGGATTAAGGTTAGGGACAGCGGATATAATTAGTCCCTGGGAACCCTAGGAGCCCAGAGGGGCCTCAGAGTGTCAAGAGGGGCCTGCCAGGTATATGTCTGCTATGGCAGctctccccagccctcctggCCCTTGCCAAGTTTGAAGTCATATGCCTGGACCACCTTTTCTTGCATGTTCACAGCAGTCTCATGACTACTGGCCTGGTCATTCCCCAGACCACCTGGGCCAATTTTTTTGGCTGGAATTAGGAGAATGAATTAGAGTTGTGTGTTGGCAATTCTCTGTACCCCACTTTCTGGAGCATTTAAGAAACCCTCAGTAAAATGACACTGAACAATGAGTAAGAGTATCAGCACCCCAGTCCAATAAAAAGAGGCTGTCTCATGGTCCACAGGCCTTGAGGATGTCAGGCTGTGCAGTCTCATTTCTGAAGATCCAGCGTGGAGGGTCTTAGCTATATGTCACCTTACTCTGTGTGCCCAGGCATGGGCTCTGGGTATCTCTCCTGGTGTTCTTCATGAAGCCACAGGGCCCTCCCAGACAGCTGCTCACTCCATCCAGCTTTCTAAAGGCCCCTCACACATCATAGCCACCTTGCTGTTGTGGAAATTCATGTGGTAGTTAGCTTTCTAAAGCATTCTTATTAACAGCAGCTGCTAAAGCTCCTGAGACACTCTAAGCATCCGACCTGGTCCAGCCCGTTGTGCagaattgtgtatgtgtgtgcactttTTCTGGAAAGGTCTTACCGGATTCTCAGAGGGAATATATT
The Vulpes lagopus strain Blue_001 chromosome 10, ASM1834538v1, whole genome shotgun sequence genome window above contains:
- the LOC121500526 gene encoding 60S ribosomal protein L37-like; the protein is MTKGMSSFGKRRNKTYTLCHRCGSKAYHLQKSTCGKCGYPAKWKRKYNWSVKAKRRNNTGTGRMRHLKIVYRRFRHGFREGTTPKSKRTAVAASSSS